The Methanoplanus sp. FWC-SCC4 genome has a window encoding:
- a CDS encoding glycine betaine ABC transporter substrate-binding protein, with protein MKSSYLTIFVIFLCISCCIIAGCTSDSNLKANNNSDEQKVSKIVIGAKPFNEQYILSEMVAILLEDKGFDTEIKSGMNDATLYEGIKRGQIDIYIEYTGTAYSQLLKLEPLETWDTDTVYSKVNEGLKENGITPLFKIGFRDDYAIAVKKDWAEDNNVNTIEDLITFAPDMTFGSDLVFHEREDGLLRLKEVYNIEFMDIKPMSPTLMYEAIDKDQVSAIPPYTTDARVTLYNLKILEDNKAAMPPYETMLLIRSELAENKEIVSALNVLNERIDTDKMRELNLEFDIDKKDANDIAKRYLMSEGLISNQ; from the coding sequence ATGAAATCCAGTTACCTGACAATTTTTGTTATATTTTTATGTATTTCCTGCTGCATTATTGCCGGCTGTACATCAGATTCAAATTTAAAGGCAAACAACAATTCAGACGAACAAAAGGTTTCAAAAATTGTTATCGGAGCAAAACCATTTAATGAGCAGTATATTCTTTCAGAAATGGTTGCAATCCTCCTTGAAGACAAAGGCTTTGATACGGAAATCAAATCCGGAATGAATGATGCAACATTATATGAAGGAATAAAAAGAGGGCAGATTGATATTTATATCGAATATACCGGGACAGCCTATTCACAACTCCTGAAATTAGAACCGCTTGAAACATGGGATACTGATACAGTCTATTCAAAAGTCAATGAAGGCTTAAAAGAAAACGGGATAACTCCTCTTTTTAAGATCGGATTTCGTGACGACTATGCTATTGCCGTAAAAAAAGACTGGGCAGAAGATAATAATGTTAACACAATCGAGGATCTGATCACCTTTGCACCGGATATGACATTCGGAAGCGATCTTGTTTTCCATGAAAGGGAAGATGGTCTTTTAAGATTAAAAGAAGTTTATAACATCGAATTTATGGATATAAAGCCGATGTCGCCAACTCTGATGTATGAGGCAATTGACAAAGATCAGGTGAGTGCAATTCCTCCATATACCACCGATGCAAGGGTCACCCTTTATAATCTGAAAATATTAGAGGACAACAAAGCTGCAATGCCACCTTATGAGACCATGCTTCTGATAAGAAGCGAACTCGCTGAAAACAAAGAGATAGTCTCAGCACTGAATGTTTTAAATGAAAGAATTGATACCGATAAAATGAGGGAACTGAATCTGGAATTTGATATTGACAAAAAAGATGCAAACGACATTGCAAAAAGGTACCTGATGTCAGAAGGCCTGATATCAAATCAATAA